Proteins found in one Anopheles aquasalis chromosome 3, idAnoAquaMG_Q_19, whole genome shotgun sequence genomic segment:
- the LOC126575493 gene encoding probable cytochrome P450 9f2 translates to MEIDLVYLVSLIGILGGLYYYLTRNNKYFHDKPIPSLAVEPLFGSSRSLFLKKTSFSGFIVDIYNKFPSVKVLGMFDLTTPVFFVRDPELIKRIGVKDFDYFVNHRQAFGASDDPNSGALFGKTLIGLQDQKWRDMRATLSPAFTGSKMRQMFELIVECSVNMVKHYEGEVRTKGGPQEHEMKDVFTRFANDVIATCAFGIKVDSLRNTDNDFYTNGKKMMAFNRPIVLLKLFGLRLVPKLMDRLGLDLFDREQNRYFTEIIRDTVRTRDAHGIVRPDMVHLLMQARKGALKYQEQEKEGETATGFATVVESEIGRMVANGEKVTPMTEMEMIAQCLIFFLAGFDTVSTCLTFLSYELTVNQDVQRKLYEEIVETKNSLNGGPLTYDAVNKMRYMDMVVSESLRMWSPAPSTDRECVKDYVVDDGAGTRYTIDKGTTVFIPIAGLHMDPQYYPNPTKFDPERFSEENKHKINPSTYLPFGIGPRNCIGSRFALMEVKAIIYYMLLAFSFERTANTQVPLRLAKGFAGMRSEKGVFVEFRPRK, encoded by the exons ATGGAGATCGATCTGGTGTACCTGGTGTCCCTGATAGGGATCCTGGGGGGCTTGTATTACTATCTTACCCGCAACAACAAATACTTTCACGACAAACCGATCCCTTCGCTAGCGGTTGAACCATTGTTCGGTAGCTCGCGGAGTCTGTTCCTTAAGAAAACGTCCTTCAGCGGGTTTATCGTGGACATTTACAACAAGTTCCCGTCGGTGAA GGTGCTGGGAATGTTCGATTTGACTACGCCCGTCTTCTTCGTGCGCGACCCGGAGCTTATTAAGCGCATCGGCGTGAAGGACTTTGATTACTTCGTCAACCACCGGCAGGCATTCGGGGCGTCCGATGATCCTAATTCGGGAGCTCTGTTCGGCAAGACGCTGATCGGGTTGCAGGATCAAAAGTGGCGCGATATGCGCGCTACCCTTAGCCCGGCCTTCACAGGGAGCAAGATGCGGCAGATGTTTGAGCTGATCGTCGAGTGTAGCGTGAATATGGTGAAGCACTACGAAGGTGAAGTTCGCACCAAGGGAGGCCCGCAGGAGCACGAGATGAAGGATGTTTTTACGCGCTTTGCCAACGATGTGATTGCCACGTGTGCGTTCGGCATTAAGGTGGATTCGCTGCGCAATACCGATAATGATTTCTACACCAACGGGAAAAAGATGATGGCGTTCAATCGaccgatcgtgctgctgaAGTTGTTCGGACTGCGGCTTGTTCCCAAGCTGATGGATCGGCTCGGGCTGGATCTGTTTGATCGTGAGCAGAACCGCTACTTCACCGAGATCATCCGTGATACGGTGCGTACGCGGGATGCGCACGGAATCGTGCGTCCGGACATGGTGCATCTGCTGATGCAGGCCCGCAAGGGTGCCCTCAAGTaccaggagcaggaaaagGAAGGTGAAACGGCAACCGGATTTGCGACGGTCGTGGAATCGGAAATCGGGCGtatggtggccaacggtgagAAGGTGACGCCCATGACGGAGATGGAGATGATTGCACAGTGTCTGATCTTTTTCCTCGCCGGTTTCGATACCGTTTCGACCTGTTTGACCTTCCTCTCGTATGAGCTCACCGTCAATCAGGACGTACAGCGGAAACTGTACGAGGAGATCGTCGAAACGAAGAACTCCCTCAACGGTGGCCCACTCACGTACGATGCCGTCAATAAGATGCGCTACATGGACATGGTGGTGTCGGAGTCGTTGCGTATGTGGTCACCGGCACCATCCACCGATCGGGAGTGTGTAAAGGATTACgtggtcgatgatggtgcgggaACGCGGTACACAATCGATAAGGGTACGACCGTGTTCATACCGATCGCCGGTCTACACATGGACCCACAGTACTACCCCAATCCGACCAAGTTCGATCCGGAGCGGTTCAGCGAGgagaacaaacacaaaatcaaTCCTTCCACCTATCTACCGTTTGGGATTGGGCCGCGGAACTGCatcggttcgcggttcgcgctGATGGAGGTTAAGGCCATCATCTACTACATGCTGTTGGCGTTCTCGTTCGAGCGAACGGCCAACACGCAGGTACCGTTGCGGTTGGCGAAAGGATTCGCCGGGATGCGCAGTGAGAAGGGTGTGTTTGTCGAGTTCCGGCCGCGAAAGTGA
- the LOC126575489 gene encoding helicase POLQ-like, with amino-acid sequence MSRGFRVPAQLPTKPRKGLLPLDHRPQLPPTSPSVFRAPVAVRTVKRKDDSKVAQLMELDNTLLNAVDLENIEQQAIARKPASPRNEPSKAKFKRSLPAGAEPKILASTPKRRRSSNGGRKIYVLQMSMEAEAAGDAPPAPAASDESNAENDPARAESLSRLRRSTASCEEDDDDEDLLPCGQEVVRNNETLNTDDIIRDKLRKLGTTRINATHIASQLAALGDEVFEVFTNPAICSQYMRLDQSVLEEGENKAELIRSSQTNGDDRERMARRVSTEDEPPIPHNLSDEQRKLQINAVERIFADCERTLHDMTNLDQMEAETIEMAAVEERPQPPALPSKLSNTLAAIDWDEEIQQNTVKPRVSSFFLEKGPFYGLPSSVRRILKDFRGIGELYDWQRECLELPAIQERRNLIYALPTSGGKTLVAEILMLREVLCRLHNVIFIVPYVSLAQEKMIALSPFSIELQFLLEEYSGGKGQCPPRKRRKKNTIFVCTIEKAMMLMDSLVEESRANEIGMIVIDELHMIGEPRRGACLEMLITKVQALRAGIQIVGMSATIGNLNEVARFMLADVYCRDFRPVELQEYVKCGEALYEVRGQQGHGSRSEQVFGEKRSLRFEDYSDELRRIDPDGIVGLILQVIPTGSCLVFCPTKRMCENLSAMLAKHLPPALAEHRAEEKAKLIKSLAEDGSVAPVLPQSFRVGVAYHHAGLTQDERRTIEDAFRAGVLSLIVCTSTLAAGVNLPAQRVIIRSPYIGTSFLTLSRYKQMVGRAGRAGFGEKGDSILVCAQRDIPQVCEMLCSPMDLAESSLMVDDRVQFKSLLLSAIGLGICGTRDALQTLASSTLLSQQAERRQLDLHTITDEVIVQLYQGNAIKARQDSCLRNPPNMIVTISMAEAEEPAPELTFGDSHGETPRAASFIRVHKDPSQPGKLIKTIERNSQLEVNRLGKAAIRGGFDMEKAVRYYDEMQTLGKRLCVLDEYDLFYLILLEDGREVHLKVDELIALINQMTSEQQRIAERYGIGNVLMTKILTRRAIPDEQMHKMLRFVRVLIVHELWRQTSVQEVAQRYHVNAGSLQTLMNGTAGTAYSLLRMCEEVPELWAFKHLLTGIIERLTHCCKLELMPLMELPSVKLGRAKQLYRAGFTTLASIARAKSKELVESVEHMNYRAANQLILSAKAKLMQEVDALREQAEEYLSQLNR; translated from the exons ATGTCGCGCGGCTTCCGGGTTCCTGCACAGTTGCCAACGAAACCGCGCAAAGGATTGCTCCCACTGGATCACCGCCCACAACTGCCACCAACGAGTCCCTCCGTGTTCCGGGCGCCGGTTGCGGTGCGCACCGTGAAGCGCAAGGATGATTCGAAAGTGGCGCAACTCATGGAGCTCGACAACACGCTACTCAATGCCGTCGACCTGGAGAACATCGAACAGCAGGCCATCGCCCGGAAACCAGCTTCCCCGAGAAATGAGCCTTCGAAGGCCAAGTTTAAACGATCGCTACCGGCAGGAG CTGAACCGAAGATACTGGCCAGTACGCCTAAACGGCGGAGATCGAGTAACGGTGGGCGCAAGATTTACGTCCTGCAGATGAGCATGGAAGCAGAGGCAGCAGgcgatgcaccaccagcaccggcagccagTGATGAGAGCAACGCTGAGAACGATCCTGCACGTGCTGAGTCGTTGTCGAGGTTACGTCGTAGTACAGCGAGCTGCgaggaagatgacgacgatgaggatctGTTACCGTGCGGTCAGGAAGTAGTCCGTAACAATGAGACGCTCAACACCGATGACATCATACGGGATAAGCTGCGCAAGCTGGGCACCACCCGGATTAACGCAACGCATATAGCCAGCCAGTTAGCTGCCCTGGGCGATGAGGTGTTTGAGGTGTTTACGAATCCTGCCATCTGCTCCCAGTACATGCGGCTCGATCAATCGGTGCTGGAAGAAGGTGAAAACAAAGCGGAACTCATCCGGTCCTCCCAAACCAATGGAGACGATCGAGAGCGGATGGCACGGCGTGTGTCAACCGAGGATGAACCGCCCATACCACACAATCTCTCCGATGAGCAACGGAAGCTGCAGATAAATGCGGTCGAACGGATCTTTGCCGATTGCGAGCGAACGCTGCACGATATGACGAATCTCGATCAGATGGAAGCAGAGACGATAGAGATGGCAGCGGTAGAGGAACGGCCACAACCGCCAGCGCTACCATCAAAGCTGTCCAACACACTGGCGGCCATCGATTGGGATGAAGAGATCCAACAGAACACCGTTAAACCTCGCGTCTCATCGTTCTTCCTCGAGAAGGGTCCGTTCTATGGGTTGCCGTCGTCGGTGCGCCGCATTCTAAAGGATTTCCGCGGTATCGGGGAGCTGTACGATTGGCAACGTGAGTGTCTCGAGCTTCCGGCGATCCAAGAACGCCGTAATCTGATCTACGCCCTACCGACGAGCGGTGGCAAGACGCTGGTAGCGGAGATACTAATGCTCCGCGAGGTGCTGTGCCGGTTGCACAACGTTATCTTCATCGTGCCCTACGTTTCGCTGGCACAGGAGAAGATGATCGCACTTAGTCCCTTCTCGATCGAGCTGCAGTTCCTGCTGGAGGAGTACAGTGGTGGCAAGGGTCAGTGTCCTCCTCGGAAGCGACGCAAGAAAAACACGATCTTCGTGTGTACGATCGAGAaggcgatgatgctgatggactCGCTGGTCGAGGAATCACGCGCCAACGAGATCGgtatgatcgtgatcgatgagCTGCACATGATCGGTGAACCACGGCGCGGTGCCTGTCTCGAGATGCTGATCACCAAGGTGCAGGCACTGCGTGCGGGCATTCAGATCGTCGGGATGAGTGCAACGATCGGGAACCTTAACGAGGTCGCCCGTTTCATGCTGGCCGACGTGTACTGCCGGGACTTTCGACCGGTGGAGCTGCAAGAGTATGTGAAATGTGGCGAGGCACTGTACGAGGTACGTGGTCAGCAGGGCCACGGTTCACGAAGCGAGCAAGTTTTCGGCGAGAAGCGATCCCTCCGGTTCGAGGATTACTCGGACGAACTGCGCCGCATCGATCCAGACGGTATCGTGGGCCTGATCCTGCAGGTCATCCCGACCGGTTCCTGTCTGGTGTTTTGTCCGACGAAACGAATGTGCGAGAACCTGTCTGCGATGCTGGCAAAACATCTGCCACCGGCTCTGGCGGAGCATCGGGCAGAGGAGAAGGCAAAGCTGATCAAATCATTAGCCGAAGATGGTTCGGTGGCACCGGTTTTGCCTCAGTCGTTTCGCGTTGGAGTCGCTTACCATCACGCTGGTTTGACGCAGGATGAACGGCGTACCATCGAGGATGCTTTTCGGGCCGGAGTTCTGTCACTGATCGTCTGCACGTCGACACTGGCCGCGGGCGTGAACCTGCCCGCTCAGCGTGTCATCATTCGATCACCGTACATCGGCACCAGCTTCCTAACGCTTAGTCGCTACAAACAGATGGTGGGCCGAGCGGGACGGGCCGGATTCGGCGAGAAGGGTGACTCGATTCTCGTTTGCGCACAGCGTGACATTCCGCAGGTTTGCGAAATGCTCTGCTCACCGATGGATCTCGCGGAATCATCGCTCATGGTGGACGATCGTGTACAGTTTAAATCGTTGCTCCTCAGTGCGATCGGTCTCGGGATCTGTGGGACCCGGGATGCACTGCAAACACTGGCCAGTAGCACACTGCTGAGCCAACAAGCGGAACGCCGTCAGCTTGACCTGCACACGATCACCGATGAAGTGATCGTACAGTTGTACCAAGGCAATGCCATCAAAGCTCGACAAGATAGCTGCCTCCGTAATCCTCCCAACATGATTGTGACGATCAGTATGGCCGAGGCGGaagaaccggcaccggaactGACATTTGGCGATTCCCACGGAGAGACACCACGGGCGGCGTCGTTCATTCGCGTCCACAAGGATCCGTCACAGCCCGGCAAACTGAtcaaaacgatcgagcgaaacaGTCAGCTGGAGGTAAACCGCCTCGGCAAGGCGGCCATCCGCGGTGGGTTCGATATGGAGAAAGCGGTCCGATACTATGACGAGATGCAGACACTCGGCAAGCGGCTCTGTGTGCTCGATGAGTACGACCTTTTCTATCTGATCCTGCTCGAGGATGGCCGCGAGGTGCACCTGAAAGTAGACGAACTGATCGCACTG ATCAATCAAATGacgagcgagcagcaacgTATTGCCGAACGGTACGGCATAGGAAATGTACTGATGACGAAGATCCTCACGAGGCGCGCGATTCCGGATGAGCAGATGCACAAGATGCTTCGCTTCGTCCGGGTGCTGATCGTGCACGAGCTGTGGCGTCAGACGAGCGTACAGGAGGTCGCCCAGCGATATCACGTCAACGCTGGCTCGCTGCAGACCCTGATGAATGGTACGGCTGGGACGGCCTACAGTTTGTTGCGAATGTGCGAAGAGGTACCGGAACTGTGGGCCTTTAAGCATCTACTAACCGGGATCATCGAGCGGTTAACGCACTGTTGTAAGCTCGAGCTGATGCCATTAATGGAGCTTCCTTCGGTGAAGCTG GGACGTGCAAAGCAGCTGTACCGGGCTGGATTCACAACGCTGGCTTCGATAGCCCGTGCCAAGTCGAAGGAGCTGGTCGAATCGGTCGAACACATGAACTACCGGGCAGCTAATCAGTTGATACTGAGTGCGAAG GCCAAACTTATGCAGGAAGTTGATGCACTTCGCGAACAGGCGGAAGAGTACCTGTCGCAGCTGAATCGTTAA